CGCGCACCTGGAGCAGGGCGAAGAAGCGGTCCCCCTGAAGCACCTGGCCCCAATCCACCTTCCCGTCGGCGAAGGTGTAGGGGCCTGCCTCCAGCATCTCCTCCCAGCACGCGGAGAGCAGCTCATCCACCTGGCCGCCGCTCTTCGCCAGCTTCCTATCCGCGAGGACGCGCTCCTCCCGCACTCGCATGCCGCGAATGCGGCCCGTCAGCCCCGAGGGGCACGAAACAATGTCCGCCATGTCCTTCCTCCGGGAAGGACAAAGGCCTCGGGCGGCAAATCGGGGACATCCTCAAGCGCGTTTCATTTGACGACGGTGGAGCCTGCGCGTGTTGACCTGGCCACACAGCGGACACCTTCAGTAGCTCAATAACGGTGGAAAGTTGAGCCCATGGCCCGCACCATGGATATTGAAGTGCAACCGCCATGCCCCATACCTCGAAACTCTCATGCCGAGTGGTGTTCAGCCCTCAGGCATGGGGGCAGGTGGGGCGCATGCCGCACGGCACATTCGTTGCCGTGAAGGAGGCCGTCGCCCGCCTTGCGAGGGAAGGACGCGTGCAGCGCTCGTCAGCAGGTGCCACCGCCACTCGGCTTCGGTTGGCCCCAGGGCCGCTGGACATCATCTGCGAGTGGGACGAAACACGGCGCACGTTGACAGTTGTGGATATCGTCTCCGTGCCCGCTGAGGCTTGTTGAATTCGCGGGCGGATGTGGCGCTGCTTCTGAATGGGAATCGCCCGCCCGCGTGCAAGGCCCATGGAAGCTACGTCGCTGGCAGAGGCTTACGTGGCCAGCTCGAAGAAATCGTAGGTGAGGGTGACGCTTTCGATGACGTTCTCGTCACTCTCATTGTCCCACTCACCCGCGACGAACTTCACCGGCCAGGCGCGGGAGAGGCTCCACCGACGCAGCGTGGTGCCGTCTCTGTCCTGCTGGACGATGTCGAGGTTGCGCTTGTAGAGGCTGTCCGGCAAGCCCAGGCCGCTGGCGGTGTGGACGACGTCCTGGAACCAGTCGAAGA
This window of the Myxococcus xanthus genome carries:
- a CDS encoding phage tail protein, with the translated sequence MAIIGQPRSFHKRFKFLCEVDGLGHSGFQKCSELSVEVANVQYFEGGSLIPNKSPGRLTFSDVTLERGATQDHELFDWFQDVVHTASGLGLPDSLYKRNLDIVQQDRDGTTLRRWSLSRAWPVKFVAGEWDNESDENVIESVTLTYDFFELAT